ATAGCGCTTAATGTAACACAGAAAACTCGTCGTAGGTTTTGGAGACACTTCCCCATTCGACTGCCACACTTTCCACCTGCGACATAAGCGAGCCTTCGTGCAAGTACTCAACAAATGCCTTCAGTACGTCTGCCTGTCCTTGTGCCACCACTGTCACTGATCCATCGGATTCATTTCGCACAAACCCGACCAACTCCAGCTCAGTCGCAGACTCTTGCGCGTACATTCGATACGCAACTCCTTGCACGGCACCTGTGATCACTGCTCGCATTTCAATCATGCGCAGTAGTATACATTGCATTCATACATGATACGAGGTATAAATCTGTCCTTACCAAAGACAACGAGAGGAGGAAAGGAATGAAACACGGTAAGAATGCGGCACCTGCAAAAGCACCCAGCTATCGCGCACCCCAAGGGCCAACGATCGTCATCGACATGAGACAGCATCATTCCCCGGGAGCTGCTCGACGTGCACAGCTTGAAGAGGCAGCACACCAAAACACTGCTCGCTATCGCCCACGGTAGCGAAGCAGCTCAACCCACATCAGCCGGTCTACTAACGACCGGCTTGTTTTTTTCTAAAAATTGGGTACGATAGTGCCTACATTCAAATATGCGCGATTAGCTCAGTTGGTAGAGCAGCTCGTTTACACCGAGAAGGTCGGGAGTTCAAGTCTCTCATCGCGCACTACGAAAATGAGCTTTTACCGGGCTCGTTTTTTGATACATATACAAAGCGGCAACTTTAAAACAACTATTTACAAATTGAAGTTTTGCTATATTGTGCAAACAGCCTTGGCTTCTTTGCCGAGAGTTCTACATCAAACAAACTGAGGAGATATAAAATGAAAGTAGCTCTTTATCCTGGACATCACTCACTGCCATTTTGGCACCGTCCTCAACAGCCAGAAGTACTTTTTGACGAAAGTATGGCTGACAAAAACGTCGTCTTCGAAGTTGTTGAGAGGATCGATGAAGACCGAGGAAGATATGTAACAAATGAGGTGCCGGCTAAAGATTTTTGGATCTGGCCCATCCTTAAAGGATTGTCGGATGTTGACCTACCACTACTGGCACACGTATCCTTTCCTTTTGATAAAGGTACGGAAACGTTTTCTTTACCGAAGCGAGTCTGGATACAAATCTCAACCTTACCTGATGAGGTTGATCAAGACGGAATTCCAGTGGTGGTGGTAGACGGCGAAGTACAAGTTGCACATCTCTGGGGTGGAGACAACAGAACGCACACCCCCTACCAACTACTCGGGAAAGAGCCTGTCGATAATGAACAGACACCCGAGTTCTGGACACAATACATCTTAGCGCGATTGGTGGAAGCGAAACACGCCACCATAAGAGAGGCGGACGAAGCTTGTAAAATAGCCGCATCTGCTGCAGAAAAGTATGCTGTAGTGCCTTGAATACACAGACGGTGCTTAACTGGACCCAAGGAAACTTGGGTCATTTTCTTTTAGAAAATCTAACGTCGTCCCTCATCGTGCATTAAAAAAGCGCGCCCGAGGAGGACGCGCTGCGACTGCACGATGGCAATCTTACGGATGTGCGTTGGTCAGCAGATAGGCGCTATCGACGACGCGAAGCTCACCTTCCGGATCATTCACCTCCACTTCGAACTTCACTCCTTCACAGTGACCAGGCTTGAAGCGGGAAAACTTGGAGGCAGTCTCTTCCCCGATGTTTTCATAGACCGTAGCATCCTTGCCAACAATCAAGATGTGACGATGACCTGCGGCGATCGCCGAGACAATGCTCTGCAGCACTGCTTCCTTTTCGGCGGCGATCACCTCGCCGTTGTCGCCAGCGATGATCTGTGCTGTCTTTTTTGCCATATCGCCATCTGTGGCGAGCCAGAATGTGGGGTGGAATTCCACCTGACGGCCTTTGAAGAAAGATCTGGCAAACTCAGCATACATCTGCATGGTGCCAGGTATCGACTCCAGCTGTTCGCTTCCGGCGATCTTCCGCCAATGGCCCGTCGACCGCACGATCGCAACTACTGTAATGTGCATATCTATCTCCTCAATGTACCTTTGTTCGCATTAGTTTATACACCATAAATATAGTTTTGTCAATAAACTAAGTGTCTCTACGCCCGACAAGAATAGTACCTTTCGTGTGCGTCTTCCATTTCTGTTACATGAAACTGGTGTACTACGAAAATGAGCCCGTTTTACCGGGCTCGTTTTTTTGATACGTATGCAAAAGTGACAACTTTAGAACTGATTGACTACTCTTCTTCAATCACCTCGTAACAGCTTTGATCAAAGCGTAAGTACTGAGGAGGCCAAGGATTTCTCCAAAAACTCGCCGCCTCGAGCTTGCCGGCTTCAAGCAGAGCTTGGCATGCGTCATGCCCAGTAACTAGATGGGCTCCGTTGTGGTCTTGCGAGGTCCACTCCTCATCATCCTGATGTGCTGTCGCTTCTTCATCGCTGATCGTTGGAATTTCGATGCCAACCCACTGCTCCCGTATGGATTCAGGAGCAAAACCAGGTGGAACTTTGGTGATCCGTATTTTTCTAGTCATCAAAAGAACTCCTTCGGGAACAGTCGTGTTTACACCATACACTTGGAATTTACATTTGCAAATTCTTTGTGCAAAAACCCTTCTAACACACTCCCCCCACCGTACGCCAGAAAAATCAGTAGACTACATTCAAACTTTGCAGTACTTTATCTGAAACTGTTCCTGGAGGTCTGTACCGATGACACCTGAAAAAATATTCGCTGTCGTCTCACGCTACGAAACTGAACTCTCTCAGCTGGGAGTGGTCCCGACCAGAATTGACACTAGTCGCACGTTTGGAGACTGCACACACGTGGAACTGCTCGCACACGCCGCATACCTCTGCATCGGCGCGAAGGAGTTTGCATCTAGACCAGAGAAGTTCGGTAAGGCGAACCGCCACCTGACCGCCATTCAGATGTGCCTTAGCTTTGTCGGCATGTATACACTGGACGATCTCATGTCACACAACCGCCCGACGTAGTTCGGGCTTTTTCTTTGTGAAAACCTCGATATCACACCAAAAGCATATCGATCGCTTTGGTAGCTGTCTGCATTCTTTCATCGAGCGTGCCTTGCACCAGTAAGAACGGTCGCTTGGTCTCAGTGAGTTTTTCGATGAATCGTGTATGCATACCATGACGAATATGTTCTCCGTCGCGCGTACCATCTTGTTCAAACGGGATCTCGTCACCCGTCACAATGTACAAGTCAGGCTGCGAAGTGTTCGCGACCGCTTCTACCGCCGGTGCGCTGGTACCTAGGTATCGCTCGTGCCAAACGCTGGTTGCAAAGGCATCTGTGTCCGCGATCAGTACTTTATTCGCTGTCTCAGCGAGACTATTTTCGAACTGTTGTTGTGCTTTAGCGATCGATACAAATTCTTCTGTCCGCCAACGCAGCTTGTCACCAAGCGGCAGCTTCCCTTCCGAAAAGTACCGACCGTACTCAGGCACCCAAGCAGTTTGATAATGTTCAGCCAATGCCTTTGCGAGCGTGGTGGTGCCAGTGGACTCTGCTCCGAGTACACACACTCGTTTCACGAAGTACGCTCGCACTACCGGCTCAAGAAAATCGAGATACGATTGCGCATTACTGCGCACAAGCGTACCGCTAACCGGCACAGTCGTACGCATCCTATCAACCAACACATGCACCGAACCCATAAAGGAAGCGTACGCGTCACCATAGTCTTCTGAGGTAAAGACCGCGTCTGGTGTGTAGCCAAGAATCTCCTTAGTGAAGGCCGCCCAGCCCTTTGAATCATCATCTGACAACTTATTGTCTTCAATGAGCATCACTCGTGCTTGCGGGTGGATCTGCTGTATCCATGCAGCTCGTAGATATCCAGGAATAGATTCCGTTTGCTTGTAACAAACGATCACCGTCACCTCTTCGGAGGCCGCCTGCGCAGTATCGATAAGATACTTATGCCCGCGGTGCGGCGGATAGAACTTACCGATCACTAATCCTTTCTTGAACATATGCAGGAATGATTATTGCTGATTCCCCCACTTCACCATACCAACTACGAAGCGCAAAAACAGCATGAATAAAGAATGCGACATACAGTGCCATCACTACATACGCACCAGCCGTGTAGAACAGTATGATCGAGATAAGGTTGACCGGACCAAGCCATAACCACCAACTCTCGATCTTCTTCCGACCGAGCAAGAACTGCGCGGTCACGCTTGCCACCACCACCAACGCATCAAGTACCGGATAGAGCGAACCTGGTGCAAAGGTATCGATCACCTGATACACCAGATATGTACCGACCACAAGAACCGCTACTACCATCACCCAGCCCCGACGAGTCAACCTGGAGACCTTGAGTTCAGAGTGATCACGACCACCAAATACCCAGTATGGCCACGCCCAAACCTGAATCACTAGGAAGTACCCCCAGTTAAGCCACTGTTGGCCAGGTAAACCGATCTCAGCGAAAAGGAACCCAAACATCACCGAACTGAGTATGCCCCACGGCCAGCAGAGTACGTTTTGGGTACGAGTGAGCCATACGCAGACGAGGCCCGCCCACGTACCAATGAATTCATAGGTACTGAAGACGAAATCAGGAATTAATTTGGCAGCGATCAGTTCATACAAAATCGTGACGAGCGCCATGGTAACCACGACATACAAATGTTCTTTGTGTGTAGTGCGGTTACCGAGCAACCGTGTGATCCAGGTGTTGTTTGTTTCCATACAGAATATACTTACGTGATAATATAGATAGTGTATATTATACACTATTAAATGTCAATCTTTTGTGCTGCTGCCTATTTGCCTTCAAAAGTGAACTGCGGCATAGTACAGAGAGAAGCACTACCCTCGGAGGAGTTATGTTCAATACCAGCAAACAGTACGAACTATCGTACCGACGAGCTAGGCGCAAACCAAAACATGGACCAGCGATCGTTTTCACCGTAGATGATCGCCACTGGTCTGAACTGCTCGATCGCCTCTCCATGCTCAGGCAACGAGATGCAAACGAGATCGATGAGTACTGCTTAGGCGAGCAGTCCCTATTCGCCCTTCCCGAACCAGATCTGTTCAAAAGCACTACGTTTGGGTACGGTAACTGCGGCACCTTCTCTTCGGCAGGACTGTACATGCATCTACACATCTGGCTCGGCAGCGGCGTTCGTTTGCATCACTGCGCCGCAACCATTCATACCCTACTCGCTGCGCTCAACGTGCCGTTTACGACCCAACACCCAAACCAAGGCAAGCAACAAGCTGAGCTGCGTACCCGGATCGCGCACGATGCATGCGGCTACGGCCATGCGGTCAGCGGCAGTGTGCACGAAAGTGTGATCGACTGGCTACGAGACTTCGCTGCACCAACGATTCGTGAAGACGGTAGAATTCCCTACCAAAACATGCATCCAACTGTAACCGCAGCAATGCAAGAAGCGTGGTACTGGGTGTGCGAACCGAAGCGGCGACGCTGGGCCAGTGAAGTGTACGGCAGCATCAAGAAAAATGGGCACTTTTTGCTCAACTGCTCCGGTAACGCCTGCGACCTGAGTGTCTATCCAGACACAGAGCACGACGATACGACCAAGTCGGTCGATCTCGAGTGTCACAACCTTGATCAAGCAGAGCAACAGCTGACACTACTTGCAGGGTTTGCAATGATCTGCGAACTAGCGCGGCAGTAGCCCAAGTAAACGGCCTTCCCTTTGGGAAGGCCGTTTTTCCAAATCGGAAATTTCTGTTATTGTGTCTTCTGTGTAAAATACGCACTTGGTACAATACCTGTACCAAGCTTGTAACACACCGCCCCTGTAGTTTAATGGATAAAACTGCGGACTTCTAAGCCGTTGATCGAGGTTCGATTCCTCGCGGGGGCACCCAATAGTGAGACTGACTCCCCACTAATCTCGGTAAGTCTAGCAAAACAATAAAACCACTCAGTTGAGTGGTTTTATTGTTTTCATTCAACTCTTAGCGAGGAATTACCTTTATTGTAAGTTTAGAAAGTAAGATAATCACAGCTCCAAACGATACTACTTCCAATGTTATTACCATCCATTCAACTAAACTTATACTAAGCAGTGAATATAGAAAATCTGCCAAGACATATACAATGACCGTTTTTAGAATCTGTGAGCCAAAAAACACATACCACAACTCTCTTGTTGGAAATCCTAGAACAGGGTTCTTTAGTATTTGTTGATTGTTCCAAAAATATTTACCCACATAAATCACCAAAACAGCTGGAGCTAAATATACAGAAGCTGTCAGCAACCCAACTCCAGTAGTAAAACTCAATAGAAATGATCCTAAAATTAATGCCAGTATCAGTGCTATTGTTTCTCGATTTTTTCTCATATTAATTAGGTTTAGTTTACTGATGATTAGTAAATACCTCGAAGTACTTCCTGTATGAATAGGATTTTCCATACTTTTCACTCTCGTCTCTCGGTTCCAAAATTTCCATTTCCACCAAGCGATCTATAACATTCTGAGCACCATTACGACTAAAGCTAGTCCAGTTCATAATGGTTGTACTAGTTACGATTGGATGACCAAATAGTTTCAGCAGGACTTTCATACTACTTTCCGACTCACGCTTACCAAGTTGTTGAATCTTTTGTGTATCTCCTATATAGAGTTCATTGATGGAACGACAAGCCACAATAGCATCTTGAGCAGTCTTAATTACACCATCTATAAAGAACTCTAGCCATACTTCTGGGTCACCATGATGATATTCATGCAAAGCTCGATAGTACTCTTTTTGGTTTTGCTTAAAGTAAGAAGACAGGAAAAGTACTGGTTTCTCGAGCAAACCAAATCGGTACAGTTGTAGAGTTATAAGAAGACGACCCGTCCTTCCATTACCATCTAAAAATGGATGGATGGTTTCAAACTGTGAGTGCATGTAAGCAGTATGAATCAGAGGAAGCGTTATCGTTTCATTGTGTAGGTAGTTTTCAAAGTCATTAAGCGACCTCTCCATCTCTTCAACTGGCGGTGGAACATATAAAGCATTGCTTGGTGCAGTTCCTCCAATCCAATTTTGTGAACGTCGCCATTCCCCAGGATCTGCAAAATGAGTAGCACGGGCATTAGTCATTAGCTTTGAGTGCAGCTCTTTAATGAAGCGCTTTGACATTGGTAAATCGCACAGTCTCTCAATACCAAAGTTTAGTGCTTCTATGTAATGAAGAATGTCATCAGCATCGGTATCTTCAACACTTACAAGGCCAGCTTCCATTTCAAGGGCATCAACCATAGTTGCCTTTGTTCCCTCAATCTGAGCTGAAGCTGTTGCATCTTTAAAAATGAACATCTTCAAAAAGAAGTCTACATCTGGAAGTTGGTGTGTGGTACCATCGAGTTTGCCGACGAGATGTCCAGCTTGTGCTATTTTTTGCAAAACATCTCCTGAAATATTCATCAGTTCTGCAGGAGGAAAATCGTCAGGCACAAAAGCTTTGAATCCTTCTTTTTGATCTACATCTTCACCGATAATATTTGTTTCCATAGATAGTTCGCTTTTAATTTTGAATGTGCACTATTATACACTTTAGTTCGCTTTTATGCAACCAAAGTGAACTATCTTTTTGGTGTCAGATTTGTAATATTCATGAAAAAGACCCCTACCGAAAGGGGTCTATTTTATTGCTATATATTCTCTAAGAAACGCTTGTGGGGCTTGGA
Above is a window of Candidatus Nomurabacteria bacterium DNA encoding:
- a CDS encoding nicotinamide mononucleotide transporter, producing METNNTWITRLLGNRTTHKEHLYVVVTMALVTILYELIAAKLIPDFVFSTYEFIGTWAGLVCVWLTRTQNVLCWPWGILSSVMFGFLFAEIGLPGQQWLNWGYFLVIQVWAWPYWVFGGRDHSELKVSRLTRRGWVMVVAVLVVGTYLVYQVIDTFAPGSLYPVLDALVVVASVTAQFLLGRKKIESWWLWLGPVNLISIILFYTAGAYVVMALYVAFFIHAVFALRSWYGEVGESAIIIPAYVQERISDR
- a CDS encoding AAA family ATPase, translating into MFKKGLVIGKFYPPHRGHKYLIDTAQAASEEVTVIVCYKQTESIPGYLRAAWIQQIHPQARVMLIEDNKLSDDDSKGWAAFTKEILGYTPDAVFTSEDYGDAYASFMGSVHVLVDRMRTTVPVSGTLVRSNAQSYLDFLEPVVRAYFVKRVCVLGAESTGTTTLAKALAEHYQTAWVPEYGRYFSEGKLPLGDKLRWRTEEFVSIAKAQQQFENSLAETANKVLIADTDAFATSVWHERYLGTSAPAVEAVANTSQPDLYIVTGDEIPFEQDGTRDGEHIRHGMHTRFIEKLTETKRPFLLVQGTLDERMQTATKAIDMLLV
- a CDS encoding Fic family protein, producing METNIIGEDVDQKEGFKAFVPDDFPPAELMNISGDVLQKIAQAGHLVGKLDGTTHQLPDVDFFLKMFIFKDATASAQIEGTKATMVDALEMEAGLVSVEDTDADDILHYIEALNFGIERLCDLPMSKRFIKELHSKLMTNARATHFADPGEWRRSQNWIGGTAPSNALYVPPPVEEMERSLNDFENYLHNETITLPLIHTAYMHSQFETIHPFLDGNGRTGRLLITLQLYRFGLLEKPVLFLSSYFKQNQKEYYRALHEYHHGDPEVWLEFFIDGVIKTAQDAIVACRSINELYIGDTQKIQQLGKRESESSMKVLLKLFGHPIVTSTTIMNWTSFSRNGAQNVIDRLVEMEILEPRDESEKYGKSYSYRKYFEVFTNHQ
- a CDS encoding acylphosphatase, producing MIEMRAVITGAVQGVAYRMYAQESATELELVGFVRNESDGSVTVVAQGQADVLKAFVEYLHEGSLMSQVESVAVEWGSVSKTYDEFSVLH